In Arthrobacter alpinus, a single window of DNA contains:
- a CDS encoding ABC transporter ATP-binding protein, translated as MTEHQPAEQESGPIVAGEPFTGLVAKGLSRSFGEVHAVVHMDLYAPAGQVTALIGPNGAGKTTLLLMLASLLAPDDGTISVMGIDPVSDPAAARAKIGWMPDTLGVWEALTAREILTTMAKFYHLPAAQIPDRVQELLELVNLTPLADQKARVLSRGQQQRLSLARALIHDPQVLLLDEPASGLDPGSRVALRSILRRLAGEGKAIVVSSHVLAELDEIADGAVFVNQGRSVLAQSVDEASGQGRKYSIAALDPVALANALGTLGLAFAEGTGRRDSVSVTVGTEADAARLLRDLVQEGVDVCAFAPATGALEETYMSMKVEQP; from the coding sequence ATGACTGAGCACCAGCCAGCAGAGCAGGAGAGCGGACCAATCGTGGCGGGAGAGCCCTTCACCGGCCTTGTCGCCAAGGGACTTTCCCGCAGCTTTGGCGAGGTTCACGCCGTCGTACATATGGATCTGTACGCCCCAGCTGGGCAGGTTACGGCGCTGATTGGGCCCAACGGTGCCGGGAAGACCACGCTGTTGCTCATGCTGGCCTCGCTGCTGGCCCCAGATGACGGAACCATCAGCGTGATGGGGATCGATCCTGTGAGTGATCCTGCCGCAGCACGGGCCAAGATCGGGTGGATGCCTGACACTTTGGGCGTCTGGGAGGCCCTGACGGCGCGCGAAATCTTGACCACCATGGCCAAGTTTTATCACCTGCCTGCCGCACAGATTCCCGACCGAGTTCAGGAACTGCTGGAACTGGTCAACTTGACGCCCCTGGCGGATCAGAAGGCACGGGTGCTCTCGCGTGGGCAGCAGCAGCGGCTGAGCTTGGCGCGGGCGCTCATTCACGATCCTCAGGTTTTGTTGCTCGATGAGCCAGCCTCGGGGCTCGATCCGGGATCGCGCGTGGCCTTGCGGAGCATTTTGCGGCGGCTGGCCGGCGAGGGGAAGGCTATCGTGGTTTCCTCGCATGTGTTGGCCGAACTTGATGAAATTGCCGACGGCGCCGTGTTCGTCAATCAAGGTCGCTCCGTGCTGGCCCAGTCCGTTGACGAGGCATCCGGGCAGGGGCGCAAGTACTCAATAGCGGCCCTTGACCCGGTCGCGTTGGCCAACGCCCTCGGGACTCTGGGTTTGGCATTCGCCGAAGGAACCGGCCGCCGGGATTCAGTTTCGGTGACCGTGGGGACTGAGGCTGATGCCGCCAGATTGCTGCGCGATTTGGTGCAGGAGGGTGTGGACGTGTGCGCCTTTGCCCCGGCCACGGGAGCCTTGGAAGAGACCTACATGAGCATGAAGGTGGAGCAGCCATGA
- a CDS encoding aspartate kinase produces the protein MSLIVQKYGGSSVSDAEGILRVARRVVSTQAAGHEVVVVVSAMGDTTDELLDLAAQVSAQPPARELDMLMTAGERISMALLAMGISAQGGVAQSFTGSQAGMITDGIHGKARIIDVDPHRVRTALDKGKVAIVAGFQGMSRTTHEITTMGRGGSDTTAVALAAALNADVCEIYTDVDGVYTADPRVVPNAQKINKISSEEMLEMAASGAKILHLRCVEYARRFGLPIHVRSSFSDNEGTWVLPSPDDKIKISEGVALEQPIISGVAHDRSEAKVTVVGVPDIPGKAAMIFGIIAGAHSNIDMIVQNISTKGTGKTDISFTLPMVEGEDALNALRAKQSDVGFEDLIYDDKIGKLSLIGAGMRSNPGVSYRFFQALSDAGVNIDLISTSEIRISVVTRADLLDVAVRAVHQAFDLDSDDEATVYGGTGR, from the coding sequence ATGAGTCTGATTGTTCAAAAATACGGCGGTTCCTCTGTCTCTGACGCCGAAGGCATTCTGCGGGTTGCCCGCAGAGTAGTCAGCACCCAGGCAGCAGGCCATGAAGTGGTCGTGGTGGTTTCCGCCATGGGCGACACCACCGATGAACTGCTGGATCTGGCCGCTCAGGTATCGGCCCAGCCCCCGGCCCGCGAGCTGGACATGCTCATGACGGCTGGCGAGCGAATTTCAATGGCCCTGTTGGCCATGGGTATCAGCGCCCAAGGCGGCGTAGCGCAGTCCTTTACAGGCAGCCAGGCCGGCATGATCACCGACGGCATCCACGGCAAGGCCCGCATCATTGATGTTGACCCGCACCGCGTCCGCACCGCCCTGGACAAGGGCAAGGTTGCCATCGTGGCCGGTTTCCAGGGCATGAGCCGCACAACCCACGAGATCACCACCATGGGTCGCGGCGGCTCCGACACAACTGCGGTGGCCCTGGCCGCCGCCCTGAACGCCGATGTCTGCGAAATTTACACGGACGTTGACGGCGTTTACACGGCCGACCCACGAGTGGTTCCCAACGCTCAGAAGATTAACAAGATCTCCAGCGAAGAAATGTTGGAAATGGCCGCCTCCGGCGCCAAGATCCTGCACCTTCGCTGCGTGGAATATGCACGGCGTTTTGGACTGCCCATCCATGTGCGGTCATCCTTTAGCGACAATGAGGGAACCTGGGTTCTGCCCAGCCCTGACGACAAAATCAAGATTTCAGAGGGAGTTGCCTTGGAGCAGCCAATCATCTCCGGCGTAGCCCACGACCGGTCAGAAGCCAAAGTCACTGTAGTTGGAGTCCCGGATATCCCCGGCAAGGCTGCCATGATTTTCGGCATCATCGCCGGTGCGCACAGCAACATCGACATGATCGTGCAAAACATCTCCACAAAGGGCACGGGCAAGACGGACATCTCCTTCACCCTGCCCATGGTGGAAGGCGAGGACGCACTAAACGCCCTGCGCGCCAAGCAGTCCGACGTTGGCTTTGAGGACCTGATTTACGATGACAAGATCGGCAAGCTCTCACTCATTGGTGCCGGCATGCGCTCCAACCCGGGCGTTTCCTACCGCTTCTTCCAGGCCTTGTCCGACGCCGGCGTGAACATCGATCTGATCTCCACCTCCGAAATCCGCATCTCCGTTGTCACGCGGGCCGACCTGTTGGACGTTGCCGTGCGCGCTGTCCACCAGGCCTTTGACCTGGACAGCGACGATGAGGCAACCGTTTACGGCGGCACGGGCCGCTAG
- a CDS encoding MarR family winged helix-turn-helix transcriptional regulator, protein MSTTENDLLLERQLCFGLSVASRSVIAAYKPVLEPMQLTHPQYLVMLALWEQAPRRVKDIGAALLLESATLSPLLKRLEALGYITRTKDATDERALCIDLTAAGAALRQQALSVPGTMMARLGLDREGAMALHRSMMALIGAAAHADDAGNVPSPVPSPAAGVPRGTVSGATTPLVMEDN, encoded by the coding sequence GTGAGCACCACCGAGAACGATCTCCTGCTTGAACGGCAGCTGTGTTTTGGACTCAGCGTGGCTTCCCGCAGTGTCATCGCCGCGTACAAACCCGTCCTTGAACCCATGCAGCTGACGCACCCGCAATATCTGGTCATGTTGGCGCTGTGGGAGCAGGCGCCGCGGCGTGTCAAGGACATCGGAGCCGCCCTCCTCCTGGAATCCGCCACCCTGTCTCCGCTCCTCAAACGCCTCGAAGCCCTGGGTTACATCACCCGCACCAAGGACGCCACGGACGAGCGCGCACTCTGCATTGACCTCACCGCCGCTGGTGCCGCCCTGCGCCAGCAGGCTCTCTCGGTGCCCGGCACCATGATGGCCCGGCTTGGCCTTGACCGCGAAGGTGCCATGGCCCTACACCGCTCCATGATGGCCCTGATTGGCGCCGCGGCGCACGCGGACGACGCCGGAAACGTACCTTCGCCCGTCCCGTCACCTGCCGCCGGGGTACCGAGAGGCACAGTCTCGGGTGCGACCACTCCCCTGGTCATGGAAGATAATTAG
- the recR gene encoding recombination mediator RecR — MYEGAVQELIDELGRLPGIGPKSAQRLAFHILEADTEDMQRLVRAIVTVKERVKFCTVCGNVTEAELCNICRDTRRDPTVICVVEESKDVLAVERTRAFHGRYHVLGGSINPIAGIGPDQLRIRELLTRLNDAQIQEIIIATDPNLEGEATATYLSRMLKTLGITVTRLASGLPVGGDLEYADEVTLGRAFEGRRNALT; from the coding sequence GTGTACGAGGGAGCAGTTCAGGAGCTCATTGACGAGTTGGGGCGCCTGCCCGGAATCGGGCCCAAGTCAGCCCAGCGCCTCGCCTTCCACATACTGGAGGCGGACACCGAGGACATGCAACGCCTGGTCCGCGCCATCGTCACGGTCAAGGAACGCGTAAAGTTCTGCACCGTCTGCGGCAACGTCACCGAGGCGGAACTGTGCAACATCTGCCGCGATACCCGCCGCGACCCAACTGTCATTTGCGTCGTCGAGGAATCCAAGGACGTCCTCGCCGTTGAGCGCACGCGCGCCTTCCACGGCCGGTACCACGTGCTGGGTGGCTCCATCAATCCCATCGCAGGCATCGGCCCCGACCAGTTGCGCATCCGCGAACTGCTCACCCGGCTCAACGACGCGCAGATCCAGGAAATCATCATCGCCACGGACCCCAACCTCGAGGGCGAAGCCACGGCCACTTACCTCTCACGCATGCTCAAGACCCTCGGCATCACAGTCACGCGCCTGGCCTCGGGCCTGCCCGTAGGCGGCGACTTGGAGTACGCCGATGAGGTCACCCTGGGCCGCGCCTTCGAGGGCCGCCGCAACGCGCTGACCTAA
- a CDS encoding helix-turn-helix transcriptional regulator — protein sequence MNEERRRELGQFLRDRRAGLVRAEQGLPPIGRTRTRGLRREEIAAFAAVSVTWYTWLEQGRDINASRQVLESVGRVLRLSPAEQSYVLTLGGHAAVPANGNTAIESVPAHLQALLDAVDFPAFAVAPDWGIAGWNTAYESLYSRIAEVAPSERNLLWLVFTDPQLRQMLPDWDITSRNFVAEFRAEAGSRLGSAAHTALVRKLQDESVEFASIWAEHVVLNFSSRQRIFIHPNVGELTFDQHRLVPSDVPDLHFVMYVPTAGTLTNERLAELSRRA from the coding sequence ATGAATGAAGAACGACGGCGTGAGCTGGGCCAGTTTCTCCGAGACCGCCGCGCGGGGCTGGTTCGGGCCGAACAGGGGTTGCCGCCTATTGGCCGAACCCGAACCCGGGGGTTGCGCCGGGAAGAGATCGCGGCCTTCGCCGCCGTCAGCGTCACCTGGTACACCTGGCTGGAACAAGGGCGGGATATCAATGCCTCCCGCCAGGTGCTTGAATCCGTTGGTAGGGTGCTGCGCCTCAGCCCGGCCGAGCAGTCCTATGTTCTGACATTGGGTGGCCACGCCGCGGTGCCGGCGAACGGAAATACCGCGATTGAGTCCGTCCCGGCGCACCTGCAGGCGCTGCTGGACGCAGTGGATTTCCCTGCCTTCGCGGTGGCACCGGACTGGGGGATCGCCGGGTGGAACACCGCCTATGAAAGCCTCTATTCACGCATCGCCGAAGTAGCTCCGTCCGAGCGAAACTTGCTCTGGCTGGTATTCACGGATCCGCAACTGCGCCAGATGCTGCCCGATTGGGACATTACATCCCGGAATTTTGTGGCTGAGTTCCGTGCCGAGGCCGGATCGCGCCTTGGCTCCGCAGCCCACACGGCGTTGGTGCGCAAGCTGCAGGACGAGAGTGTTGAATTTGCCAGCATTTGGGCCGAGCACGTTGTGCTGAACTTTTCCTCACGGCAGCGAATTTTTATCCATCCCAACGTGGGGGAGCTGACTTTTGACCAGCACCGATTGGTGCCTTCCGACGTCCCGGACCTGCACTTTGTCATGTACGTTCCCACGGCGGGGACCCTCACGAACGAGCGGTTGGCTGAACTGAGCCGTCGGGCTTAG
- a CDS encoding 3-methyladenine DNA glycosylase yields the protein MTPALPSPAPSVLSEAAWQDKAAAHRDRVDRYAEPYLARRSAGKKHPVEDFLFTYYTQKPGQLSRWHPGAGAILTGASATERLGWKFYREASNAEREEAGAPAEAPGVILDVERFLELRRDAVDFARIILGRTAARPAQFGCFGLHEWAMVYKQEANAVRHEYLELRLGSGGTDRVVEENRIRCTHFDAYRFYTPQATGLNELTPTRENQRDMEQPGCLHANMDLYKWAYKLSPALPSELVMDCFELSWNIRAMDMQASPYDLAAWGYPPIRIETAAGKADYVAAQRGFSAESAVLRERLRTALDALPS from the coding sequence ATGACCCCCGCACTGCCATCCCCGGCCCCCTCAGTTCTGTCCGAAGCCGCTTGGCAGGACAAGGCCGCGGCCCACCGGGACCGCGTGGACCGCTACGCGGAGCCCTACCTGGCCCGGCGTTCGGCCGGGAAGAAGCACCCCGTTGAGGATTTCCTCTTCACTTATTACACGCAGAAGCCGGGCCAGCTCTCGCGCTGGCACCCGGGAGCCGGCGCCATACTCACGGGAGCATCCGCAACCGAGCGACTCGGCTGGAAGTTCTACCGGGAGGCCAGCAACGCGGAGCGCGAGGAGGCCGGGGCGCCCGCGGAAGCTCCCGGCGTCATTCTTGACGTGGAGAGGTTCCTGGAACTGCGCAGGGATGCGGTGGATTTCGCCCGGATCATCCTGGGCCGCACAGCGGCGCGACCGGCGCAGTTTGGCTGCTTTGGGCTGCATGAGTGGGCCATGGTCTACAAGCAGGAGGCCAATGCGGTGCGGCACGAATACCTGGAACTCAGGCTCGGATCCGGCGGCACTGACCGGGTGGTGGAGGAAAACCGAATCCGCTGTACGCACTTCGACGCATACCGTTTTTACACTCCGCAGGCAACGGGACTCAACGAGCTGACACCCACGCGGGAGAACCAGCGTGACATGGAGCAGCCCGGCTGCCTGCATGCGAACATGGACCTCTACAAGTGGGCATACAAGCTCTCACCTGCACTGCCCAGCGAGCTGGTCATGGACTGTTTTGAACTTTCATGGAACATCCGTGCCATGGATATGCAGGCCTCCCCCTACGATCTGGCGGCGTGGGGCTACCCGCCAATCCGCATTGAAACGGCCGCCGGGAAGGCCGACTACGTGGCCGCGCAGCGCGGCTTTAGTGCCGAATCCGCTGTGCTGCGTGAACGGCTGCGAACCGCTCTCGACGCCCTCCCCTCGTAG
- the ilvD gene encoding dihydroxy-acid dehydratase produces the protein MPPLRSRTVTHGRNMAGARALMMASGVAKSDIGKPIVAVANSFTEFVPGHTHLAPVGRIVSDAIHKAGAIAREFNTIAVDDGIAMGHGGMLYSLPSRDLIADSVEYMVNAHCADVLVCISNCDKITPGMLMAALRLNIPTVFVSGGPMEAGRVTMTDGSIRSLDLVNAISDAVDSSVSDEDIELIEDNACPTCGSCSGMFTANSMNCLTEAIGLSLPGNGSLLATHTARKELYERAGATAVEIAKRYYEDDDESVLPRSIASFEAFDNAMALDIAMGGSTNTILHLLAAAQEAGLKYDLEDIDAKSRQVPCLAKVAPNVAGNKTFYMEDVHRAGGIPALLGELNRGGLLHTNVKSVHSEGLTDWLDDWDIRGGKATDEAQALWTAAPGGQRSSTAFSQSAEWTSLDTDAAEGCLRDVEHAFSKDGGLGVLRGNIAVDGAVVKTAGVDESIWTFEGPAVVCESQDEAVEKILSKVVKAGDVVVIRYEGPRGGPGMQEMLYPTSFLKGLGLGKVCALITDGRFSGGTSGLSIGHVSPEAAAGGTIALVQDGDLIRIDIPNRSLELVVDNAELDARREVLESTIGYQPVNRERPVSAALRAYASMATSADKGAVRQIPESTVLTRANLSAVPVS, from the coding sequence ATGCCTCCATTACGTTCACGCACAGTCACCCACGGCCGCAACATGGCCGGCGCCCGCGCCCTCATGATGGCCTCCGGTGTCGCCAAGTCCGACATCGGCAAGCCGATCGTCGCCGTCGCCAACTCCTTCACCGAGTTCGTCCCCGGCCACACCCACCTTGCCCCCGTGGGCCGCATTGTCTCCGACGCCATCCACAAGGCCGGCGCCATTGCCCGCGAATTTAACACCATCGCGGTGGATGACGGCATTGCCATGGGCCACGGCGGCATGCTCTACTCGCTGCCGTCCCGCGACTTGATCGCCGATTCCGTCGAGTACATGGTCAACGCCCACTGTGCCGACGTCCTGGTCTGCATCTCCAACTGCGACAAGATCACCCCCGGCATGCTCATGGCCGCCCTGCGCCTGAACATCCCCACCGTGTTTGTCTCGGGCGGGCCCATGGAAGCTGGCCGGGTGACCATGACCGACGGCTCCATCCGCTCACTGGACCTTGTCAACGCCATCTCCGACGCCGTGGACTCCTCGGTCTCCGACGAAGACATCGAGCTCATCGAAGACAACGCCTGCCCCACCTGCGGCTCCTGCTCGGGCATGTTCACCGCCAACTCGATGAACTGCCTCACCGAGGCAATCGGCCTGTCACTGCCCGGCAACGGCTCGCTGCTCGCCACGCACACGGCTCGCAAGGAGCTGTACGAGCGCGCCGGCGCCACCGCCGTCGAGATCGCCAAGCGCTACTACGAGGACGACGATGAATCGGTCCTGCCGCGCTCGATCGCCAGCTTCGAGGCCTTCGACAACGCCATGGCCCTGGATATCGCCATGGGCGGCTCCACCAACACGATTCTGCACCTGCTCGCCGCAGCGCAGGAGGCCGGCCTGAAGTACGATCTCGAGGACATTGACGCCAAGTCGCGCCAGGTTCCGTGCCTGGCAAAGGTGGCCCCGAACGTTGCAGGCAACAAGACTTTCTACATGGAGGATGTGCACCGCGCCGGCGGCATCCCCGCTCTCTTGGGCGAGCTGAACCGCGGCGGGCTGCTGCACACCAACGTCAAGTCAGTCCACTCCGAGGGCCTCACGGATTGGCTGGACGACTGGGACATCCGCGGAGGCAAGGCCACCGATGAAGCTCAGGCGCTGTGGACCGCTGCCCCGGGTGGCCAGCGCTCCTCCACCGCCTTCTCACAGTCGGCCGAATGGACCTCCTTGGACACCGACGCGGCCGAAGGATGCCTGCGCGATGTGGAGCACGCCTTCTCCAAGGACGGCGGCTTGGGCGTGCTGCGGGGCAACATCGCAGTGGACGGCGCCGTTGTAAAGACGGCCGGCGTGGACGAGTCCATCTGGACCTTCGAAGGCCCGGCCGTGGTCTGCGAATCCCAGGACGAAGCCGTTGAAAAGATTCTCTCGAAGGTCGTCAAGGCCGGCGACGTGGTTGTGATCCGATACGAGGGACCGCGCGGTGGCCCCGGTATGCAGGAAATGCTCTACCCCACGTCCTTCCTGAAGGGTCTGGGACTGGGCAAGGTCTGCGCCCTCATCACCGACGGCCGTTTCTCCGGCGGCACCTCCGGCCTCTCCATCGGCCACGTCTCCCCCGAGGCTGCAGCCGGCGGCACCATCGCCCTCGTCCAGGATGGGGACCTCATCCGCATCGACATCCCGAACCGCTCCCTGGAGCTCGTGGTGGACAACGCCGAGCTGGACGCCCGCCGCGAGGTCCTCGAGTCCACGATCGGCTACCAGCCAGTCAACCGTGAGCGCCCCGTCTCGGCTGCCCTGCGCGCCTACGCCTCCATGGCCACGAGCGCCGACAAGGGCGCCGTGCGGCAGATCCCTGAGAGCACGGTGCTGACCCGCGCCAACCTTTCGGCAGTTCCGGTCTCCTAG
- a CDS encoding ABC transporter permease: MTLSQYSSGTIAVVAMELRQRLRSRGWYIMLGIWFALIALVTTLTWFSWQAQRRYQSEYGGMGPDMVVQGPGPLIFEAVLAFVLLFGLLVAPALSANAISGDRSAGTLAIMQVTLLRPGQLLWGKFLASWIAALAFLIVSIPFLIFGIAQGGLGAGHILVALLMLSIELGVVCALGVGISALANRPLFSIVVTYLTVAALTFGTLIAFGLGMMLSNGTVKANQTYYKGMEIYQGEGQIDQPEIYPSPPRPTDITDENDEYACYGPLVEQPAPRSERVAWMLSMNPFVVVADSIPYPERNAQDQMYSSTGFFESISQGARYAQAGPEGTYQCANGKVAAQYLDKQAPLWPLGLGLQLLVTAGILILGWRALRTPARKLAKGTRVA, translated from the coding sequence ATGACCCTGAGCCAGTACTCGTCCGGCACCATTGCCGTGGTGGCCATGGAATTGCGGCAGCGGCTGCGCTCACGTGGTTGGTACATCATGCTGGGAATTTGGTTTGCCCTGATTGCTCTGGTGACCACGTTGACATGGTTTAGCTGGCAGGCGCAGCGCCGCTATCAAAGCGAATATGGCGGCATGGGACCGGACATGGTGGTGCAGGGCCCGGGCCCGCTGATCTTTGAGGCCGTCCTGGCGTTTGTGCTGTTGTTTGGTCTGCTCGTGGCACCCGCACTTTCGGCCAACGCCATCAGCGGGGACCGCTCCGCCGGCACGCTGGCCATCATGCAGGTGACGTTGTTGCGGCCAGGACAACTCCTCTGGGGAAAGTTCCTCGCCTCATGGATTGCCGCACTGGCGTTTTTGATCGTGAGCATTCCGTTTCTGATCTTTGGGATTGCGCAGGGGGGCCTGGGCGCAGGGCACATTCTGGTTGCCCTGCTCATGTTGTCAATAGAGCTCGGCGTTGTGTGCGCCCTGGGCGTGGGGATTTCCGCACTGGCAAACCGGCCGCTGTTCTCCATTGTGGTGACGTACTTGACCGTGGCGGCGTTGACGTTTGGAACGCTCATTGCCTTCGGGTTGGGCATGATGCTCAGTAACGGCACCGTCAAGGCGAACCAAACGTATTACAAGGGCATGGAGATCTATCAAGGTGAGGGGCAAATTGATCAGCCCGAGATCTACCCGTCACCGCCGAGGCCCACAGACATTACTGACGAGAACGACGAGTACGCCTGCTACGGTCCCCTCGTGGAGCAGCCAGCGCCCCGCTCGGAGCGTGTGGCCTGGATGTTGAGCATGAATCCGTTCGTGGTGGTGGCAGATTCCATTCCGTATCCGGAGCGTAACGCCCAGGACCAGATGTATTCCTCGACGGGATTCTTCGAGTCCATCAGCCAGGGTGCACGCTACGCCCAAGCCGGCCCCGAAGGCACCTACCAATGTGCCAACGGCAAGGTGGCGGCGCAGTACCTCGACAAGCAGGCGCCGTTGTGGCCCCTCGGATTGGGGCTGCAGTTGCTGGTGACGGCCGGAATTCTGATCCTGGGTTGGCGTGCCCTGCGCACTCCAGCCCGGAAATTGGCCAAGGGGACGCGGGTGGCCTGA